In the Gopherus flavomarginatus isolate rGopFla2 chromosome 6, rGopFla2.mat.asm, whole genome shotgun sequence genome, one interval contains:
- the ATG2A gene encoding autophagy-related protein 2 homolog A isoform X2, which yields MSRWFFPWSSSIKKRACRYLLQHYLGHYLEERLSLEQLSLDLYQGAGALRDIHLDIWSVNELLESVSTPLEIVDGFINSIAVTIPWSALVTENCTVEVTGLQITCRPKYRSATPGTESQSWSSCMTTSMQLAQECLKDQAEEPPQPLEGLEMFAQTIETVLRRIKVTFLDTIVRVEHVPSSSQTGVALEVHIKRLDYCDEAVKDPNQVLPVDIHQPPAFVHKILQLSGVQLYYEEFPESAASPVPGPQPQPQMSESLSSASGEAPESPDRPLQIGSCSGYMEMRIKLKQNEAFPGPKLELDGKLGSLHLLVSPQQIFYLHDLLTALSVSEMFFSMAAMTSSVTSVRSVSDLSDIELDSSVHSDYSACPLQPPSFAPGLILSSPRRYSRSPFAATLPGLQGLSKLPGKAPQLPSLESLRPETLLRVTVGGLTLTVLHQCPGPPAPPQLAQHFFAKLAFFKDSAFGGRDFRHLRHCFEKACPYSNLRLTGAAIQVTCQQRAAGSLHMLSSEVSFGMLEILECLWASASQECRQQKPEYTELMTFKNPSAFTYNSSARPCAQIHYKQSEKLPSKSNLKKAGAKQSSELLAELAEFHSDVDLGVLDRLGSLLHLAASASMHDQAPGLHADMHVAESLHAPERHTTVRLAAPKATLRLQFPVPDLRPEPERQPWMEKAVRKESLRLELTDVVFQMELRAGPGGYGEPTRLEVTFSDLHGLYEDGERLSVPCIRVSKALDPAAKGLGKKYLFPKIMVTLTPQHSLSQWDLAMDKEEMDLSMVESPCELRQPEPSPFSSKRTMYETEEMVIPGDPEEMADFQAKTVAASQYALEVTLPSVHIFLPSKQFYESIYNRINNDLLMWEPASPFLCSSGPAGGAAPGAFFPNHPPPPKYWQDNFKMCKSAFKLDSDSEDEDSHFYSVDEAVAQRRKGEQLSQRQQSRFSAMVSILKGRVTALCEAKGEAGKKVDDSHGEIVLDVDNCTIFSVSQYKGQEELGYLCIESERVTLYHKAVVEDYFLASRLEIPSFTPPDRLHPTIYSSEEGVLSGLAGGRKDRPLKMLSAAIRINLDLKKNIKEFLVTLRLEGATMRHHMALTNQSWYTQLIDFLDVLDDPILGFVPPAVITVLHTHLFCCAVDYRPLYLPVRVLITAETFTLSSNIIVDTSIFLLRFILDDSAIYLSDKCDVEMVDLRKDYVCVLDVDLLELVITTCKGSADGKLTQPLFELRCSNNVVHLHTCADSCAMLANLIQYVVNHGDLHPPPRQDSPTEIAGQKVQLSESPASLPSCLPAETATINQRDLTDALIDTDRSLRDLESGDAGQLHQTSPVSVYLFPGENSAGGNSCLPPSAALPPAPMEVGLDFCSSECSEEESEATDNDDFCILDAPGMGIPPKDGEPVVTKLLEGPVPIKDGYFSRPLGSTDLLKAPAHFPLPESRVMLREISVVWHLYGGRDFGVGRTPSGRAHSPRMRPGPSSARSSPSRSSMANRPQNTWRTQGGTGRLHDLLMEIQLTKVSFQHETYPSGAEKPSAELEEQPVSRQVFIVQELEIRDRLASSQINKFLYLYTSEKMPRRAHSNMLTIKALHVCPEAGLGGPECCLRVSLLPLRLNIDQDALFFLKDFFTSLAVSINPVLPLEAGTEARPDPGVRASSATESESLGKEQEGSRGPGLVGVEMTASVETTLSENSSSSNASSSTDQPIYFREFRFTSEVPIWLDYHGKHMTMDQVGTFAGILIGLAQLNCSELKLKRLCCRHGLLGVDKVISYALTEWLTDIRKNQLPGILGGVGPMHSVVQLFHGLRDLFWLPIEQYRKDGRIIRGLQRGAASFGTSTASAALELSNRLVQAIQATAETVYDILSPTAPVTRTLLHKKHARKLRRGQQPADLREGVAKAYDTFREGVIDTAQTICDVAARGHEQKGITGAVGGVLRQIPPTVVKPLIMASQATSNLLGGMRNQIKPDARKEESLKWRLEESQD from the exons TCGGTGAATGAGCTCTTGGAGTCAGTGAGCACCCCACTGGAGATTGTGGATGGCTTCATCAACAGCATCGCGGTCACCATCCCCTGGTCGGCGCTGGTGACGGAGAACTGCACCGTGGAGGTGACAGGGCTGCAGATCACGTGCCGGCCCAAATACCGCAGTG CCACCCCGGGAACAGAGTCTCAGAGCTGGTCATCATGTATGACCACGAGCATGCAGCTGGCCCAGGAGTGCCTGAAGGACCAGGCTGAGGAGCCCCCCCAGCCTCTTGAGGGCCTTGAGATGTTCGCCCAGACCATCGAGACGG TGCTGCGGAGGATCAAGGTGACGTTCCTGGACACCATTGTTCGGGTGGAGCATGTACCCAGCAGCTCTCAGACTGGGGTGGCCCTAGAGGTGCATATTAAAAG GCTGGATTACTGCGACGAGGCAGTGAAGGACCCTAACCAGGTGCTCCCAGTTGACATCCACCAACCCCCGGCCTTCGTGCACAAGATCCTGCAGCTGAGTGGCGTGCAGCTGTACTACGAGGAGTTCCCTGAAAGCGCAGCCTCGCCTGTGCCTGGCCCCCAG ccccaaccccagatgAGCGAGTCGTTGTCCTCAGCCAGTGGAGAGGCGCCCGAGTCTCCTGACCGTCCCCTGCAAATTGGCAGCTGTTCTGGCTACATGGAGATGAGGATCAAACTCAAGCAGAACGAGGCCTTTCCCGGGCCCAAG ctggagctggatGGGAAGCTGGGATCCCTGCACCTCTTGGTCTCCCCCCAGCAGATTTTCTACCTGCATGACCTGCTGACAGCACTGAGTGTCTCAG AGATGTTCTTCTCCATGGCTGCCATGACGAGCAGCGTGACCTCTGTGCGCTCAGTCAGTGATCTCTCCGACATCGAGCTCGACTCCTCTGTGCACAGTGACTACAgtgcctgccccctgcagccgcCTTCCTTTGCACCAGGG CTGATCCTGAGCAGCCCCAGACGCTACAGCCGTTCCCCTTTTGCTGCTACCCTCCCGGGCCTGCAGGGCTTGAGCAAACTGCCAG GCAAGGCCCCCCAGCTGCCCTCCCTGGAGAGCCTGCGGCCAGAGACGCTGCTCAGAGTTACGGTGGGCGGCCTCACCCTGACGGTCCTGCATCAGTGCCCTggcccacctgcccctccccagctggcCCAGCATTTCTTTGCCAAGTTGGCTTTCTTCAAAGACTCTGCCTTCGGTGGGCGGGACTTTAGGCATCTGCGCCATTGCTTTGAGAAGGCCTGTCCTTACAGTAACCTCAG GCTTACTGGAGCAGCCATACAGGTTACTTGCCAACAGAGAGCAGCTGGCTCCTTGCACATGCTTAGTTCAGAGGTGAGCTTCGGCATGCTGGAGATCCTGGAGTGCCTGTGGGCCAGCGCCAGCCAGGAGTGCAGGCAGCAGAAGCCAGAGTACACCGAG CTAATGACTTTCAAGAACCCTAGTGCCTTCACCTATAACTCCTCGGCCCGGCCCTGCGCCCAGATCCACTACAAGCAGTCTGAGAAGCTGCCATCCAAG AGCAATCTCAAGAAGGCTGGGGCTAAGCAAAGCTCGGAGCTGTTGGCGGAGCTGGCAGAGTTCCACTCTGATGTGGACCTGGGTGTCCTAGACCGGCTTGGGTCCCTTCTCCATCTGGCAGCATCGGCGTCCATGCATGATCAAGCCCCCGGCCTCCATGCGGACATGCATGTG GCAGAGTCTCTCCATGCCCCCGAGAGGCACACAACCGTGCGGCTGGCGGCACCCAAGGCCACCCTGCGGTTGCAGTTCCCAGTGCCGGACCTGCGGCCCGAGCCGGAGCGGCAGCCCTGGATGGAGAAAGCCGTGCGCAAAGAGAGCCTGCGACTGGAGCTGACTGATGTGGTGTTCCAGATggagctgcgggcagggccggggggttatGGGGAGCCCACCCGGTTGGAGGTGACCTTTAGCGACCTGCATG GTCTGTACGAAGATGGTGAGAGGCTCTCTGTACCCTGCATCCGGGTGAGCAAAGCCCTTGACCCTGCAGCCAAAGGACTGGGCAAGAAATACCTCTTCCCAAA GATCATGGTGACCCTGACCCCCCAGCACAGCTTGTCCCAGTGGGACTTGGCGATGGACAAGGAGGAGATGGATCTGTCAATGGTGGAGAGTCCCTGTGAATTGCGGCAGCCCGagccctcccccttctcttccaAAAGGACAATGTATGAAACTGAGGAG ATGGTGATCCCTGGAGACCCTGAGGAGATGGCGGATTTCCAGGCCAAGACAGTGGCTGCCTCGCAATATGCCCTAGAAGTGACCCTGCCTAGTGTCCATATCTTCCTGCCCAGCAAGCAGTTCTACGAGAGCATCTATAACAG gATAAATAATGACTTGCTGATGTGGGAGCCAGCCAGCCCATTCCTTTGCTCCTCTGGGCCTGCGGGGGGCGCTGCACCTGGGGCCTTCTTTCCCAACCACCCGCCCCCTCCCAAGTATTGGCAGGACAACTTCAAGATGTGCAAGTCTGCCTTTAAACTGG ACTCAGACTCCGAGGATGAGGACTCTCACTTCTATTCAGTGGACGAGGCGGTGGCTCAGCGGAGGAAGGGGGAGCAGCTGAGCCAACGCCAGCAGAGCCGTTTCTCAGCCATGGTCTCTATCCTGAAGGGCAGGGTGACAGCTCTGTGCGAGGCCAAG ggtGAGGCGGGGAAGAAGGTGGATGACTCCCATGGAGAGATCGTGCTGGATGTGGACAACTGCACCATCTTCAGCGTGTCCCAGTACAAGGGCCAGGAGGAGCTTGGCTACCTCTGTATAGAGTCAGAGAGAGTCACTCTTTATCATAAAG CTGTGGTAGAGGACTACTTCCTGGCCAGTCGTTTGGAAATCCCCAGCTTCACTCCCCCTGACAGGCTGCACCCTACGATCTACTCCTCGGAGGAGGGGGTGCTGAGCGGACTGGCGGGCGGCAGGAAGGACAGACCCCTCAAGATGCTCTCGGCTGCCATCCGCATCAACCTGGACTTGAAGAAGAACATCAAG GAGTTCCTGGTCACCTTGCGGCTCGAAGGGGCCACCATGCGACATCACATGGCGCTGACCAATCAGAGCTGGTACACACAG CTGATTGACTTCCTGGACGTACTGGATGATCCGATTCTGGGCTTTGTGCCCCCAGCTGTCATTACGGTGCTGCACACCCACCTCTTCTGCTGTGCAGTTGACTACAG GCCTCTGTATCTCCCCGTCCGCGTGCTCATCACGGCCGAGACCTTCACCTTGTCCAGCAACATCATTGTGGATACTTCGATCTTCCTGCTCAG GTTTATTCTGGATGACTCTGCCATCTACCTGTCTGACAAATGCGATGTGGAGATGGTCGATCTGCGGAAGG ATTATGTGTGCGTCCTGGACGTGGATCTGCTCGAGCTGGTCATCACCACGTGTAAGGGGAGCGCCGACGGGAAGCTG ACCCAGCCGCTGTTCGAGCTGCGCTGCTCCAACAATGTGGTGCATCTCCATACCTGTGCTGACTCCTGTGCCATGCTAGCCAACCTTATCCAGTACGTGGTCAACCACGGGGACCTCCACCCGCCACCCCGGCAGGACAGCCCAACAGAGATCGCTGGTCAGAAAGTGCAG CTGTCAGAGAGCCCGGCCTCGCTGCCCTCCTGCCTGCCCGCCGAGACAGCCACCATTAACCAGCGGGACCTGACTGACGCCCTCATCGACACCGACCGCAGCCTGAGGGACCTAGAGTCTG gagatgccGGGCAGTTGCACCAAACCTCCCCCGTTTCAGTGTATCTCTTCCCAGGGGAGAACAGTGCTGGGGGCAACTCCTGCCTCCCAccctctgcagccctgcccccagcccccatgGAAGTGGGGCTAGATTTCTGCTCCTCAGAGTGCAGCGAGGAGGAGAGCGAGGCCACCGACAATGACGACTTCTGCATCCTGGACGCGCCTGGCATGGGCATCCCA CCCAAGGATGGAGAGCCAGTGGTGACAAAGCTGCTGGAAGGGCCAGTGCCCATCAAGGACGGCTACTTCTCACGCCCGCTGGGCAGCACAGACCTGCTGAAGGCCCCGGCACACTTCCCATTGCCTGAGAGCCGAGTCATGCTGCGTGAGATCTCAGTGGTCTGGCACCTTTATGGAGGGCGGGATTTTGGGGTTGGGCGCACGCCCTCAGGACGCGCCCACTCACCCAG gaTGAGACCCGGCCCGTCGAGCGCCCGCAGCTCCCCTTCCCGCTCCTCCATGGCCAACCGGCCCCAGAACACCTGGCGCACGCAGGGTGGGACTGGGCGCCTACATGACCTGCTCATGGAGATACAGCTcaccaag gtGAGCTTCCAGCATGAGACCTACCCCAGTGGGGCAGAGAAGCCGTCCGCGGAGCTGGAGGAGCAGCCAGTGTCGCGGCAGGTGTTCATCGTGCAGGAGCTGGAGATCCGTGACCGGCTAGCCTCCTCTCAGATCAACAAGTTTCTCTACCTGTACACCAGCGAGAAGATGCCACGCCGGGCCCACTCCAACATG CTCACCATCAAGGCCCTGCAtgtctgccctgaggctgggctgggcggcCCCGAGTGCTGCCTGCGTGTCTCCCTCTTGCCGCTGCGCCTCAACATCGACCAG GATGCCTTGTTTTTCCTGAAGGACTTCTTCACCAGCCTGGCTGTCAGCATTAACCCTGTGTTGCCCTTGGAGGCTGGGACAGAAG CCcgcccagatccaggggtccgaGCCAGTTCAGCCACCGAGTCCGAATcgctggggaaggagcaggaggGGAGCCGGGGGCCAGGGTTGGTGGGGGTAGAAATGACAGCTTCTGTGGAGACCACGCTGAGTGAAAACAGCTCCTCCTCCAATGCCTCGTCCTCCACGGACCAACCCATCTACTTCAG GGAGTTCCGGTTCACGTCAGAAGTGCCCATCTGGCTGGACTATCATGGGAAGCACATGACCATGGACCAGGTG gGCACCTTTGCCGGGATCCTCATCGGCTTGGCCCAGCTCAACTGCTCTGAGCTCAAGCTCAAGCGTCTCTGCTGCAGACATGG GCTCCTGGGTGTGGACAAGGTGATCAGCTACGCCCTCACTGAGTGGCTGACGGACATCCGCAAGAACCAGCTGCCAGGCATCCTGGGTGGTGTGGGGCCCATGCATTCCGTTGTCCAGCTCT tccATGGTCTGCGTGACCTGTTCTGGCTGCCCATTGAGCAGTACCGCAAGGACGGgcgcatcatccgggggctgcaACGTGGGGCTGCCTCCTTCGGGACCTCCACAGCCTCAGCCGCCCTGGAACTCAGTAACCGCCTGGTGCAGGCCATACAG GCCACAGCTGAGACAGTCTATGACATCCTGTCTCCAACCGCCCCTGTGACACGGACCCTGCTGCATAAGAAGCACGCCCGGAAACTGCGCcggggccagcagccagctgACCTCCGTGAGGGCGTGGCCAAGGCCTATGATACCTTCCGAGAG GGCGTGATTGACACAGCCCAGACCATCTGCGACGTGGCTGCCCGGGGCCATGAGCAGAAGGGCATCACAGGGGCGGTGGGCGGAGTCCTGCGCCAGATCCCTCCCACCGTGGTTAAGCCCCTTATCATGGCCTCGCAGGCCACCTCGAACCTGCTGGGGGGAATGCGCAACCAGATCAAGCCAGATGCCCGCAAGGAGGAGTCTCTCAAGTGGCGGCTGGAGGAGAGCCAGGACTGA